The genomic region AGGTGAAGTTCTCGTCCTTGGCCACGAAATCGGTTTCACAGTTAACCTCAACCATCGCCGCCTGGGTGTTGTCAGCATTGAAGCTGATCACAATCACACCTTCCGCTGCGGTGCGGCCTGCTTTCTTGGCGGCCTTGGCCTGACCCGATTTGCGCATCGCCTCGATTGCCGCTTCGATATCGCCATCGACCTCTACCAAGGCCTTCTTGCACTCCATCATGCCTGCGCCGGTACGCTCGCGCAGCTCTTTAACCTGAGAGGCTGTAATCGCCATCTTTCCTACCTCAAAATCGTATCTTCAAATGTAAACCGACCGGATCACACTGTAGGCATGATCCGGTCGTTAATCCAGAAAACCTGTCGACTGCTTCAGGACTTGTCGCCTTTGACCTCGACAAACTCCTCTTCGCTGCCAGCCGCCACATGGGCCGCGCTCGTCCGACCTTCTAGGATCGCTGCAGATGCGCCCTGTGTGTAGAGCTGGATCGCCCGGATTGCGTCATCATTTCCGGGGATCACGTAATCGATAGCCTCGGGATTGTTATTGGTATCAACCACACCGATAACTGGGATGCCCAGTTTACGGGCCTCAGAGATTGCGATGTCTTCATGACCCACATCGATCACAAACATGGCATCGGGCAATTTGCCCATATCTTTGATGCCGCCGAGGCTGCGATCCAATTTCTCCATCTCGCGGTGGAGATTCAGTGCCTCTTTCTTCTTGAAACGCTGCTCGACACTGCCATCCTCAAACATGCTTTCCAGCTCTTTGAGGCGTTTGATCGACTGCTTGATGGTCTTGAAGTTGGTCAGCATGCCGCCGAGCCAGCGATGATTGACGTAGGGCATATTGCAGCGTTCCGCCTCTTCACGCACCGCATCACGGGCCGCACGCTTGGTGCCGACAAACATAATCTTGCCGCCGTTTGCCGCAAGAGAACCGACAAAGTTCATGGCGTCGTTAAAGAGGGGGAGGGTCTTCTCAAGATTGACGATATGAATCTTGTTACGATGACCAAAGATGTAGGCCCCCATCTTGGGGTTCCAGTAACGGGTCTGATGCCCGAAGTGTACGCCTGCTTCCAGCATCTGGCGCATGGATACTGCACTCATGAGTGACTCCTGATAGTATTGGGTTAGGCCTCCATACATCCCATGAATCGACCTCCCCGCGAAAGCTGGGAAGCACCCCGAACCATGTGCCGATGTATGTGTGGATTAGTTCTGCTCCCGCACGGGGAAAAACCCCGTAAAGTGAGCAGCGCGAACCGTTTGCGATTCAGCGGGGCGTTTTATACCATACCCGGCGGATTGCGACAAATCCCTGGCACCTTGTTTCCGATCTCCTTTTCCCCAAATTTTCATGACCCTTTAAGAATTATGAGCGTAACGATCAAAACAGCGGACGAGATAGAGAAGATGCGGATCGCTGGCCGCCTGGCCGCCGAGGTACTGGAGATGATAGAGCCTCATGTCAAACCCGGAGTCACCACGGAGGAACTGGACAAGATCTGCCACGACTACATCGTCGACGTGCAGCAGGCCATCCCTGCCCCGCTAAACTACCGGGGATTTCCAAAGTCTATCTGCAGTTCGGTCAACCAGCAGGTCTGCCACGGCATTCCCGCTGACAAAAAGCTAAAAAAGGGGGATATCGTCAACCTCGACATCACTGTCATCAAGGATGGCTATCATGGAGATACCAGCAAGATGTTCAGCGTGGGGGAGACCTCCATCCTCGCCAAACGCTTGATAGAGGTCACCCGAAAAGCCCTTTGGGTCGGCATCGACGAGGTTCGACCCGGCGCCCAGCTTGGCGACATCGGCCACAAGATTCAGGATTTTGTCGAGAGACACCACTACTCCGTGGTGCGCGAATATTGCGGTCACGGCATCGGCAAAGAGTTTCACGAAGATCCCCAGGTACTGCACTACGGCAGCCCGGGGTCGGGCTTGGTACTCCAACCCGGCATGTGCTTCACCATCGAACCCATGGTCAATGCCGGCAAGCGCCAGATAAAACTCCGGCCCGATGGCTGGACCGTGGTCACCAAAGACCGCAGCCTCTCCGCGCAGTACGAGCACACCCTGCTGGTGACTGAAGCCGGCTGCGAGGTGCTGACCCTGCGCGCTGAAGAAGCCGACGCCACCCAGTGATCCAGGCAATAAACTCAATGTTCGACTTCTCCGCGCTTGATCAGGCGCTGGCAGGCGCCTCATCCTCACCTATCCCGGTTTTTCGTGACTTTCTGAAGCAGGGCACTGCAACGATCAGGGAAGGGTTCAATCAGGAACAGCCGATAACCGAGCTGGTGACCGCCCGCGCCCACCTGGTCGATGCCGTCCTGGAACACGCCTGGAATCTCCACTTCCAGGATTCCACAGACGCTGCACTGGTCGCAGTGGGTGGATACGGCCGGGGAGAACTCCATCCGGCTTCAGATATCGACCTGCAGATTCTGCTCGATCACGAAGATCACTTCGAACAATTGCAGGAACCCTTGGGCCAGTTTCTCAGCCTGCTCTGGGATATTGGACTGGAAGTTGGCCACAGCGTACGCACCATTGAGGATTGCATCCGGGAAGCATCTAATGACATCACGGTTGCCACCAACCTGATGGAATCCCGGCTGCTGGTCGGGCCTGAGACCCTCTTCAAGATGATGCGTGAAGCCACCAGCCCCGCTAAGATTTGGGACAGCAAACGCTTTTTTGAAGCGAAATTTGCGGAACAGCAGGCACGGCATCAAAAATTCGAGGACAGCGAAAGCAACCTGGAACCCAATCTGAAGGATAGTCCAGGCGGATTGCGGGATATCCAGATGATCGGCTGGGTGGTGAAACGCCACTTCCAGGCTGACACTCTGCGTGATCTTGTGAACCACGGATTCCTCAACGAGGATGAATACCAGACGCTGATCGAAGGCCAAGACTATCTTTGGCGCATCCGTTTCGCCCTGCATACCCTTACAGGCAGACACGGCGACATTTTACTCTTCGACTATCAGCGCACCCTGGCTAACCAGTTTGGTTACGACGACAATACCGGCAATCTGGCGGTGGAGCAGTTTATGCAGCTCTTCTACCGGACAACGTTGGAGCTGAACCGCCTCAACGAAATCCTGCTGCAGCACTTCCAGGAAGAAATCCTGCTGGAGAACAAGCTGGATGCCCCCGTTTCTCACGGCAACCGCTTCCAAAGCCGCAATAGTTTTCTTGAGGTCACCCGTCCGGATGTCTTCTCCCGCACCCCCACCGCCCTGCTGGAACTCTTTCTTATCCTGCAGGAGAACCCGGAACTAAAAGGTGTCAGAGCCAGCACCATCCGCCTGCTGCGGGACAATATTCAGTTGATCAACAGCGCCTTCCGCGAAGACATCCGGGCGCAGAGCCTGTTCATGGAGATCCTGCGCCAACCCAGGGGCATAACCCGGGAGCTTCGTCGCATGAATCGCTATGGCATCCTCGCCGCTTACATTCCGGCCTTTGAAAATATTGTCGGGCGTATGCAGTACGACCTGTTTCACGTCTATACCGTGGATGAACACACATTGATGGTGCTGCGTAACCTGCGCCGTCTGTCGGTTCCGGAACTCGCCGAAGAGACCCCCTTCTGCAGCCAGCTGTTCCGCACCCTGCCGAAGAAAGAGCTGATCTACCTGGCCGCCCTCTTCCACGACATCGCCAAAGGACGTGGCGGCAATCACTCCATACTCGGTGAGAAGGACGCGGTGGACTTCTGCCATCAACACCATCTCAGCGAATACGACAGCCGTTTGGTCGGCTGGCTGGTGCGCAACCATCTGGTCATGTCCATGATCGCCCAGCGCAAGGACATCAACGACCCGGACGTCATCCAGACGTTTGCTGAAAACGCCGGGGACACAATGCACCTCGACTATCTCTATCTGCTGACAGTCGCTGACAGCCAGGCTACCAATCCGAAACGCTGGAACTCATGGAAAGAGTCACTGCTGCGGGATCTCTACAAATCCACCCGTCGCGCCCTGCAGCGCGGGCTGGACAACCCGCTGGCGCAGGAGGAGCTGATCCGGGAGACAAAATACGAAACGCTGGAACTGCTGGCCAAGGCCGGACACGACGAGAGAGATATTCTCCGCCTCTGGCAATCCTTCAGCCCGGAGTATTTTCTCTCGCACTCTCCCAATTCGATCTGCCGGCAGATTCAGGCCATCATCACCACGCCACCGGAAAACCTGCCGGTGGTCGCAATCCATGAAACCGCCGAACACGGCGGCAGCGACGTACTCTACTACGGACCGGATCGCGACAATCTGTTTGCCGTCATGACCACCCTGCTGGATCAGCTGGGTCTGTCCATCGTCAACTCCCGCATCATGAGCACGACCCAAGGTTTTTCTCTCGACTCATTCCTGGTCATGGAGGAGGATGGCGATCCTGTCCAGCCTGGCCATCGTACCGAAGAGATCATCACCACCCTGAAAGCCGGATTGACGCAGAAAGACGGCCAGCCTCTCAAAGTGCATCGCCGCATGCCTCGCCAGCACAAGAGCTTCGACACCCCGACCCGCATCTTCTTCTCTCAGGATCCTGCTTACAACCGCACAGTGATGCGTCTGATCACCCTTGACCGGCCGGGACTGTTATCGGAAGTGGGACAGGCCTTCGCCGCCTGCAGCATTCGTCTGCAGCACGCAAAAATCGCGACCATCGGCGCAGAGGTGGAGGATATCTTTTTCATCACCGACCGGGAGAACCGGCCGTTATTGGAGAAGCATCAGCTGGAGTGTCTGGAGGCCGCCGTCACCACGCGGCTGCCGGAATAGTAAAACTTGCCGGATCCACTGCGTTTGATCCGGCCTACAGCAGCCATATCAGCGCTTGCTGCCCAACTTGCCGCCACTCCCCTGCAGTGAGAGCAGATTGGAGTCGAAGACATAGGTCCGTTTGCCCTTCTCCCGAAACCTCTCAAGCGCAAGCTTGATGACGCGAGTGGTCAATTCGGCAAACGAAACGCCGCTCGCCTCCCAGAGGTAGAACGCCAGTGATCCGGGGATGGTATTGATCTCGTTGACAAAGACATCACCGCTCTCCTCATCAACAAGAAAGTCAATACGAACCACTCCACTGGCACCAATCAGGCTGAACGTCTCCTTTGCCAACCGGCGGATCCTGTCCGCCAGTTCCCCGGGTATCTCAGCCGGCAGCACACGATCAGTGGAGCCGATGCCCTTGGTCTTGCCACCCTGGTATTTATCAGCAAAATTCAGGATGCCACTGGAACGCAGAGGCTCCTCCAACGCCGCAACCTCTGACGTCTCCCTGTTACCCAACACCGAGGCGTTGATCTCCTTGAGTTGGGTCACCATACGTTCAACCAGGATCGAAGGATCGTACTGACCGGCGTTTTCGATCGCCTCCTCCAACTCCGACCCCGAAGCAGCGACACTGATACCGATGCTCGACCCAAGATTCGCCGGTTTGACCACTACCGGGTAACCCAATTTTGACTGGATCCGGTCAATAATCGCCCGCCTGTCCCGATACCAGGCTTCCATCCGACAACTCTCCGACTCCACCACCGGGATGCCGTTACCCCGCAGCAGGGTCTTGGTCAGGATCTTGTCCATGCCGATGACCGACGCAGAGACGTCACAGCCTGCATAGGGAACACCTGCCATCTCAAGTAGCCCCTGAAGGGTGCCGTCCTCGCCATTGGTGCCGTGAATAACGGGAAAGACGATATCAAGCTTTTCGATGAGGTTGTTTTTAAGACGGGCAGGAGGGACACGGTAGAGTTCAAGCTGCCCACCATCTCCGTGAGGCATAACTTCTGTACTTTCGGAGAGCAGGGTTTCCAGCTGCTTGAAGTTGTCGATCTCAGACAGCTTATCACCGATGTACCACTCACCCGTTTTACTGATGTAAACCGGCGTCACGCGGTATAGATCGGCATCGATTGCATGGACGACCTGCAGACCGGAAATGATGGAGACCTCATGCTCTACCGAGCGACCACCAAAAAAGACGCCAACATTGGGTTTCATCGACTACACCTTCAACTCACGCAAATTCGAAATACCGCTTTCACCACGAAGAACACAAAGAGCACGAAGGGTCGAGATAACAATAATGCAATTAATCAAATCCTCCCTGAGCATAATTTTCTTCGTGTCCTTCGTGGTTAATTATGTTTTTTCAATCTGACACTAATTATAAGTATCCGGCAGATCATTTTCATAGAGCACTACATCACCCTCTCGCGAGATCTTCGCAAAATGGTCATTGGCCTCATTCAGATGAGCCGCAATATAGACCTGGTTCTCCGGATAGCCTTCCGAAACCAACCCCTCATAGATCGGTTTGGCCTGCTCGATACCCACCAGAATGACATAGTCACAGCGGCTAGCCGCATAGGCGCCAAGAAGGCGATTCTCCTCCGCCTCCGTTTCACCAAGCTCAACCATGCCCGGAGTGATCAACACCTTTCTGTTGCCCTCAATCTCCCGCAGCACATCCAGGGCGGCTCGCGCCCCCAATGGATTGGAGCTGAATGCATCGTCAACGATAGTGATGCCCGCGGCGCTCTTTTTCACGTTCAATCGATGTGGCGCAGGCTGCAGCGAACGCACCGTCGCTTTGATCCGGTTTTCCGGCACACCCAGCTCCATCGCCACTGCGACTGCAGAGACGATGTTGTAGATATTGTTTTTTCCCAGAAGACGGGTCTCCAGCAGCAGCGTTTCCCCGTTCGGTAAGGAGAGCGTGAGCGCGGTCAGGCCATTGGCCAGATACTTGATCTCTCGCGCCGCATAATCCGCTCCGGGTGAATCGACGCCAAAACTGACAACCTTCGCCTGAGTCCTGCCTCGCACTTCAGTAAAACTCTCATCATCCGCATTGAGAAACGCGATACCATCGGACGGCAGGGATTCGACCAGCTCCGATTTGGTTTTCACAATATTGGCAAGACTCTTGAACATCTCCAGATGCTGTTTGCCGATGGTGGTGATCAAACCATACCTGGGGTGCACCAGTTCGCAAATCTCCCGGATATCACCCGGCTGTTTGGCCCCCATCTCCACCAGGAAGAGGTCATGAATCGGCTTGAGCTTCTCCCTGATGATACGAGTCACCCCAAGCAGGGTATTGAAACTGCCCGGCGTCATCAATGCATTGTATCTGGACAGCAACAGTTCATTCAGGATGAATTTGGTACTGGTCTTGCCATAACTCCCAGTGATACCGACCACCAGAAGCCCCGGCATGCCGTTGATGATCTTCCCCGCATCGCCGATGTACCACCTGGCGATGGTCGACTCCACCGGCACCGCCAACAGGTTGGCCGCAACCAGCAGCCAGGGCAGCAACAGCAGGAGCAGACCCAGCATGAGAAAGAGAGAGAAATAGGGGATAGGAGACAATCCCGTCGCGCCGGGAAATAACCCCAGCAGCGATGCCCCCAACCAGATCAGGAAGGTTGCCGCCATCAGGCGTTTGACCCGTCCTGTCACCACCAGCGGTTTTTTTACCGGCACTTTGGGACGTTTCAGACTGAGCAGCAGGAATCCCCCGATCCAGATGCCGAAAAACAACCCGCTGTTCCAGTAAAACAGAAGCGCCACAAGCGGTAGCAGTGAGACCGGGCCAATACGTTTAAGCAGATCCTCGTTCAGCCAGCGCAGATAACGTTCATTGCGATAGGAGTTGAGCTGCAGCATGTGCAGGTAGTGCAGAACTGCGCGTCCGACGATAACAGCGTAGAGCGTCAGGGCAAGCAGCACAGCAAGCGTCTGGAACAGGGCAGCCCCCATGAATCAGGTTTCCATTTTCAGAAAATAGTCGACGATGATCTGGAACTCGCCAGGCCTCTCCAGATAGGAGAAGTGTCCTGCCCCCTTGATGAGAGCCAGGCCACAATCGGGTATCTGCGCCTCCATCACCTTTGCCTGATAGAGAGGTGTATCCAAATCGCTCTCTCCCCAGACCAGCAGGGTGGGCGCTTTGATCCCGGACAGCAGTGGCGTCAGATCTTCATTCACCACCTTTATCAGGGTCAGTCGCATGACAGGGGAGGCATTGCGATAATCTTCGGAACCGGCACGTCCGCGCATCTTTTCCAGTAGTGGTGGATAGAGCCGGCCCAGGACATTTTTCATCAGCTTGTATGAATAGACCTTGAGAAAGTAGTTCAGGCTGCGGCGGGGTTTGACCCCGGCACTGTCCACCAGGATCAATTTTCTGACCGACATCTTCGCCGCCAGCCGGATCGCCAGCCGACCACCGAAGGAGTGACCGATGATCGCAGGATTTTCGATCCCCATCTCACTAATGAAACTCTCCACCAACGCCGCATATTCCGTCGTTCCCCATGGGGATTCCGGCTCCTGGCTTTCACCGAAACCGGGAAGATCCAAAGCGTAGACACAATATTTTTTCGCCAGATGCTGCCTGACAGCCGCGAAACTTCCGAGATCGCTGCCCCAGCCATGCAGAATAAGCACACGACTCCCACTGCCCATAACATCATAGTGGAGACGAATATTGCGGATAGTAGTGTAAATCGTTATCTCCCGGCCAGACAGTGAGGTCGCCGGTTCCGCTGCGCTTGGACCGGCCGGCTACTAAACTTGTAGGCCTGATCAAACGTAGCGGACCAGGCAATACACTGGGTCAACTAAGCGAGGGTACCCGCATGCCGCAGGGGGTCCGCACCAATAGTACCGACCAGACTGCGCAGATAGTCATCACTTCGTACTGCCGCGAGCCGCGCTTCAGCCGCCTCGAGTCGCGACGCTATACCCATCTTTTCAGCCACATCCGCATAACCTGGCCGGTTGAGGAAATCCTGCAGATAGTCGGTGTGACGTTGCCAGAGCGTTATTTCACGGGTCTGTTTCACCCGCAGACGCTCCTGGTACCAATCCGATGCTAACAGGTAGTCGCTGGTGAACATGGCGCGAATCTCCGGGTCATGCACTGCCTTACCTTCGTACTCACCCTTCGCCATGATATGCAGCACAGCCTTCAACGGCGGACAGGCATCCTCAACACTGCCGTCATCCAGATACTGCTGAGCAACTCTCTGTTGTGCCTCTACGATATTGTCGATGCCATCCGCAAAGACATCCAGGCCCTGCAGTTCCGGTTTCAGGATACTTTCGGTCAGCACCGTGTTGGCATTATCGAAAATCTTGCCGAGGAAGCCGTGTACAAAACGATCTGTAATACGATAACCCAACCGACTCGCCAAAACCCGATGACCGTTATGCTCAAAGTCTTCCAGGGGTTCAAGGTAGCCGTTCCCGATAAGATAGGCCGGGTCACGTTCATGTTCGTCCAGCCGTGCCCAGACCTCTGGGATCAACAGGCTGATATCGTGGGCAACCCGCACGTTCGGACCGACATACCCGGCAGAACTGGAAAAACCCGGATAACCCGTAAGAATGAACGAGACCAGCGCATTGTTAAG from Gammaproteobacteria bacterium (ex Lamellibrachia satsuma) harbors:
- a CDS encoding D-alanine--D-alanine ligase, whose protein sequence is MKPNVGVFFGGRSVEHEVSIISGLQVVHAIDADLYRVTPVYISKTGEWYIGDKLSEIDNFKQLETLLSESTEVMPHGDGGQLELYRVPPARLKNNLIEKLDIVFPVIHGTNGEDGTLQGLLEMAGVPYAGCDVSASVIGMDKILTKTLLRGNGIPVVESESCRMEAWYRDRRAIIDRIQSKLGYPVVVKPANLGSSIGISVAASGSELEEAIENAGQYDPSILVERMVTQLKEINASVLGNRETSEVAALEEPLRSSGILNFADKYQGGKTKGIGSTDRVLPAEIPGELADRIRRLAKETFSLIGASGVVRIDFLVDEESGDVFVNEINTIPGSLAFYLWEASGVSFAELTTRVIKLALERFREKGKRTYVFDSNLLSLQGSGGKLGSKR
- a CDS encoding UDP-N-acetylmuramoyl-tripeptide--D-alanyl-D-alanine ligase, encoding MGAALFQTLAVLLALTLYAVIVGRAVLHYLHMLQLNSYRNERYLRWLNEDLLKRIGPVSLLPLVALLFYWNSGLFFGIWIGGFLLLSLKRPKVPVKKPLVVTGRVKRLMAATFLIWLGASLLGLFPGATGLSPIPYFSLFLMLGLLLLLLPWLLVAANLLAVPVESTIARWYIGDAGKIINGMPGLLVVGITGSYGKTSTKFILNELLLSRYNALMTPGSFNTLLGVTRIIREKLKPIHDLFLVEMGAKQPGDIREICELVHPRYGLITTIGKQHLEMFKSLANIVKTKSELVESLPSDGIAFLNADDESFTEVRGRTQAKVVSFGVDSPGADYAAREIKYLANGLTALTLSLPNGETLLLETRLLGKNNIYNIVSAVAVAMELGVPENRIKATVRSLQPAPHRLNVKKSAAGITIVDDAFSSNPLGARAALDVLREIEGNRKVLITPGMVELGETEAEENRLLGAYAASRCDYVILVGIEQAKPIYEGLVSEGYPENQVYIAAHLNEANDHFAKISREGDVVLYENDLPDTYN
- a CDS encoding alpha/beta hydrolase gives rise to the protein MYTTIRNIRLHYDVMGSGSRVLILHGWGSDLGSFAAVRQHLAKKYCVYALDLPGFGESQEPESPWGTTEYAALVESFISEMGIENPAIIGHSFGGRLAIRLAAKMSVRKLILVDSAGVKPRRSLNYFLKVYSYKLMKNVLGRLYPPLLEKMRGRAGSEDYRNASPVMRLTLIKVVNEDLTPLLSGIKAPTLLVWGESDLDTPLYQAKVMEAQIPDCGLALIKGAGHFSYLERPGEFQIIVDYFLKMET
- the map gene encoding type I methionyl aminopeptidase, with the protein product MSVTIKTADEIEKMRIAGRLAAEVLEMIEPHVKPGVTTEELDKICHDYIVDVQQAIPAPLNYRGFPKSICSSVNQQVCHGIPADKKLKKGDIVNLDITVIKDGYHGDTSKMFSVGETSILAKRLIEVTRKALWVGIDEVRPGAQLGDIGHKIQDFVERHHYSVVREYCGHGIGKEFHEDPQVLHYGSPGSGLVLQPGMCFTIEPMVNAGKRQIKLRPDGWTVVTKDRSLSAQYEHTLLVTEAGCEVLTLRAEEADATQ
- the rpsB gene encoding 30S ribosomal protein S2 — protein: MSAVSMRQMLEAGVHFGHQTRYWNPKMGAYIFGHRNKIHIVNLEKTLPLFNDAMNFVGSLAANGGKIMFVGTKRAARDAVREEAERCNMPYVNHRWLGGMLTNFKTIKQSIKRLKELESMFEDGSVEQRFKKKEALNLHREMEKLDRSLGGIKDMGKLPDAMFVIDVGHEDIAISEARKLGIPVIGVVDTNNNPEAIDYVIPGNDDAIRAIQLYTQGASAAILEGRTSAAHVAAGSEEEFVEVKGDKS
- the glnD gene encoding [protein-PII] uridylyltransferase; translation: MFDFSALDQALAGASSSPIPVFRDFLKQGTATIREGFNQEQPITELVTARAHLVDAVLEHAWNLHFQDSTDAALVAVGGYGRGELHPASDIDLQILLDHEDHFEQLQEPLGQFLSLLWDIGLEVGHSVRTIEDCIREASNDITVATNLMESRLLVGPETLFKMMREATSPAKIWDSKRFFEAKFAEQQARHQKFEDSESNLEPNLKDSPGGLRDIQMIGWVVKRHFQADTLRDLVNHGFLNEDEYQTLIEGQDYLWRIRFALHTLTGRHGDILLFDYQRTLANQFGYDDNTGNLAVEQFMQLFYRTTLELNRLNEILLQHFQEEILLENKLDAPVSHGNRFQSRNSFLEVTRPDVFSRTPTALLELFLILQENPELKGVRASTIRLLRDNIQLINSAFREDIRAQSLFMEILRQPRGITRELRRMNRYGILAAYIPAFENIVGRMQYDLFHVYTVDEHTLMVLRNLRRLSVPELAEETPFCSQLFRTLPKKELIYLAALFHDIAKGRGGNHSILGEKDAVDFCHQHHLSEYDSRLVGWLVRNHLVMSMIAQRKDINDPDVIQTFAENAGDTMHLDYLYLLTVADSQATNPKRWNSWKESLLRDLYKSTRRALQRGLDNPLAQEELIRETKYETLELLAKAGHDERDILRLWQSFSPEYFLSHSPNSICRQIQAIITTPPENLPVVAIHETAEHGGSDVLYYGPDRDNLFAVMTTLLDQLGLSIVNSRIMSTTQGFSLDSFLVMEEDGDPVQPGHRTEEIITTLKAGLTQKDGQPLKVHRRMPRQHKSFDTPTRIFFSQDPAYNRTVMRLITLDRPGLLSEVGQAFAACSIRLQHAKIATIGAEVEDIFFITDRENRPLLEKHQLECLEAAVTTRLPE